A single genomic interval of Tsukamurella paurometabola harbors:
- a CDS encoding DUF7455 domain-containing protein: MTNTVTSEAPAGDAFAPLTASDRCDRCSAAAQVRAVLPSGFELLFCGHHFTEHRAKLEAQGATIAGEPVTV; the protein is encoded by the coding sequence ATGACGAACACAGTCACTTCAGAGGCCCCCGCGGGCGATGCCTTCGCTCCCCTGACGGCGTCCGACCGGTGCGATCGCTGCTCGGCGGCCGCCCAGGTCCGTGCGGTACTCCCGTCGGGTTTCGAGCTGCTCTTCTGCGGGCACCACTTCACCGAGCACCGCGCGAAACTGGAGGCGCAGGGCGCCACCATCGCCGGTGAGCCCGTCACCGTCTAG
- a CDS encoding aspartate aminotransferase family protein has protein sequence MADITSVPTTSPLDVNRFTAADAAGLSDDVRDLIARRGAVLGERTPLLYRRPIHPVSAKGLWLTDADGTRFLDMYNNVASVGHCHPAVVEAVATQAATLNTHTRYLHEGAIDYGQRLLRTMPGFGQISFACTGSEANDLAVRLARHATGGRGVIVTRGAYHGGTTVSAACSPSVDPDVPGWVRVVDAPDPYRTGDRAAAEFTAAVAEAAADLQRSGIGVAALLLDTVFSSDGIQPDPAGLLAGAVAAVRATGGLFIADEVQPGFGRLGHGMWGYQRHAVTPDIVTMGKPMAAGFPVAAAVLATDVADALASAVPYFNTFGGNPVSMAAAAAVLDVIETESLIDAAATRGEQLRGLVREIQKGSPVIGDVRGRGLFMGIEIVADRDTKVPDRVRAVELVDGLRNRGVLISTAGHHGNVLKVRPPLPIDSDEIEFFATQFADALGAM, from the coding sequence ATGGCGGACATCACCTCAGTACCCACCACCTCGCCGCTCGACGTGAACCGGTTCACCGCCGCCGACGCGGCGGGCCTGTCCGACGACGTCCGGGACCTGATCGCGCGCCGCGGGGCCGTCCTCGGTGAACGCACACCGCTCCTCTACCGGCGTCCGATCCACCCGGTGTCCGCGAAGGGCCTGTGGCTCACCGACGCGGACGGCACCCGCTTCCTCGACATGTACAACAACGTCGCGAGCGTCGGCCACTGCCACCCCGCCGTGGTCGAGGCCGTCGCCACTCAGGCGGCCACCCTGAACACCCACACCCGATACCTGCACGAGGGCGCGATCGACTACGGGCAGCGCCTGCTGCGCACGATGCCCGGCTTCGGCCAGATCTCGTTCGCGTGCACGGGTTCCGAGGCGAACGACCTCGCCGTGCGGCTTGCCCGCCACGCGACCGGCGGCCGCGGCGTCATCGTCACGCGCGGCGCCTACCACGGCGGCACTACGGTCAGTGCAGCGTGCTCGCCGTCGGTGGACCCCGACGTGCCCGGGTGGGTCCGCGTCGTCGATGCCCCCGATCCCTATCGGACAGGCGACCGTGCAGCCGCGGAGTTCACGGCCGCGGTCGCGGAGGCGGCAGCTGATCTGCAGCGATCCGGCATCGGTGTGGCCGCGCTGCTCCTCGACACAGTCTTCTCCTCGGACGGGATCCAGCCCGACCCCGCCGGCCTCCTCGCGGGTGCGGTGGCGGCCGTTCGAGCCACAGGGGGCCTGTTCATCGCGGACGAGGTCCAACCCGGTTTCGGCCGCCTGGGGCATGGGATGTGGGGCTACCAGCGCCATGCCGTGACGCCCGACATCGTGACGATGGGCAAACCCATGGCTGCGGGTTTTCCTGTGGCAGCCGCGGTGTTGGCAACCGACGTCGCCGACGCTCTCGCGAGTGCAGTGCCGTACTTCAACACGTTCGGCGGCAACCCGGTGTCGATGGCTGCCGCAGCCGCGGTACTGGACGTTATCGAGACGGAGAGCCTCATCGATGCGGCCGCGACCCGCGGTGAGCAGTTGCGCGGGCTCGTCCGAGAGATTCAGAAGGGCAGCCCTGTCATCGGAGACGTACGTGGGCGTGGTCTCTTCATGGGTATCGAGATCGTCGCCGACCGCGACACCAAAGTTCCAGACCGCGTGAGAGCAGTCGAACTGGTCGACGGGCTGCGTAACCGCGGCGTGCTGATTTCCACGGCAGGACACCACGGCAACGTCCTCAAGGTCCGGCCACCACTGCCGATCGACTCCGACGAGATCGAATTCTTCGCAACCCAATTCGCCGACGCACTCGGCGCGATGTGA
- a CDS encoding EamA family transporter, producing the protein MAQLMIPAMFVIGAISQYVGASLGVGLFEQLSPVAVAWLRGAGAGLILLLALRPRRRDWTPARLRAAALFGTVTVAMNMAFYEAIDHIDLGTAVAIEFLGPIAVAVAGSRRSVDLIAAGAALAGVVCVAGVNVGGVAGSDGAVGVACALLAAGLWAGYIVLGKRVADAGGGIEGLGVGLAAGALVLALPGLGPDLVTRPEAFLSWQVWILGLGLGLLSSVVPYALDQVVLTRVGRERFALLLALLPVTAAGVGAVMLGQRPGWLEAVGIALVVIAIALTSRRTPAPDERAFPGT; encoded by the coding sequence GTGGCGCAGCTGATGATCCCCGCGATGTTCGTGATCGGGGCGATCAGCCAGTACGTCGGCGCCTCCCTGGGGGTGGGGCTGTTCGAACAGCTCTCGCCGGTCGCCGTGGCGTGGCTGCGCGGCGCCGGCGCCGGCCTCATCCTGCTCCTCGCACTGCGCCCGCGCCGTCGCGACTGGACCCCGGCACGACTGCGCGCGGCCGCGCTGTTCGGCACCGTCACCGTCGCCATGAATATGGCGTTCTACGAGGCCATCGACCACATCGACCTCGGCACCGCCGTCGCGATCGAGTTCCTCGGCCCCATCGCGGTGGCCGTCGCCGGCTCGCGTCGCTCCGTCGACCTGATCGCCGCCGGCGCGGCGCTGGCGGGCGTGGTGTGCGTGGCCGGGGTCAACGTGGGCGGGGTCGCCGGGTCCGACGGTGCGGTCGGCGTCGCGTGCGCGCTGCTCGCGGCCGGCCTGTGGGCGGGATACATCGTGCTCGGCAAGCGGGTCGCCGACGCCGGCGGTGGTATCGAGGGGCTCGGCGTCGGCCTGGCCGCCGGCGCCCTGGTGCTCGCACTGCCCGGCCTCGGGCCCGATCTCGTCACCCGCCCCGAGGCCTTCCTCAGCTGGCAGGTGTGGATCCTCGGCCTCGGGCTCGGCCTTCTCAGTTCGGTGGTCCCGTACGCGCTCGACCAGGTGGTGCTCACCCGCGTGGGGCGCGAGCGGTTCGCCCTACTGCTCGCCCTGCTTCCCGTGACCGCCGCCGGCGTGGGCGCCGTGATGCTGGGGCAACGCCCCGGTTGGCTCGAGGCGGTCGGCATTGCGCTCGTCGTGATCGCCATCGCCCTGACGTCGCGCCGGACGCCCGCACCCGATGAGCGTGCCTTTCCAGGAACGTGA
- a CDS encoding choline kinase family protein — protein sequence MKTDTPTPATSAPSTFPEPDDRAVGTARTDAERAVECVLAGIETWRGCDLYYAPVAGGLQNSNWRITVSGTDRRYFLKLPGAGSEAFIDRGVTDEAGKRAGALGIGPEIVFFDSATGVEVVEFLEGYAACTNGDLKRADVPLEIVGLYRTLHASGPLGHRKTVLDMIDEHLAQAAELDVRLPAFTGALLTEYRAARAALLAGGLDIVPCHNDPMPGNFLYHPTRPMKLVDYEFASDNERAYELAVLVTEMFYDDVRVHEMVEEFYGRADFATVARVEVFSALADLKWGLWGCVNQRLTDAWDFDYHKYGAWKLMRSRLKMNDPRWGLWLSTL from the coding sequence ATGAAGACCGACACCCCCACTCCCGCGACGAGCGCCCCGTCCACCTTCCCCGAACCCGACGACCGCGCCGTGGGCACCGCGCGCACCGATGCCGAGCGCGCCGTCGAGTGCGTCCTGGCGGGCATCGAAACGTGGCGCGGATGCGACCTGTACTACGCACCCGTCGCCGGCGGCCTGCAGAACAGCAACTGGCGGATCACCGTGTCCGGCACCGACCGCCGGTACTTCCTCAAACTCCCGGGCGCGGGGAGCGAGGCGTTCATCGACCGCGGCGTCACCGACGAGGCCGGAAAACGCGCCGGCGCCCTCGGCATCGGGCCGGAGATCGTGTTCTTCGACTCCGCCACGGGCGTCGAAGTGGTCGAGTTCCTCGAGGGGTACGCCGCCTGCACCAACGGCGATCTCAAGCGCGCCGACGTCCCACTGGAGATCGTCGGGCTCTACCGCACCCTGCACGCGTCCGGGCCGCTCGGCCACCGCAAGACGGTCCTCGACATGATCGACGAGCACCTTGCCCAGGCGGCCGAGCTCGATGTCCGCCTACCGGCCTTCACCGGTGCCCTCCTCACGGAGTACCGGGCGGCGCGGGCCGCGCTTCTGGCCGGCGGGCTCGACATCGTCCCGTGCCACAACGACCCGATGCCCGGCAATTTCCTGTACCACCCGACCCGGCCGATGAAGCTCGTCGACTACGAGTTCGCCTCGGACAACGAGCGAGCGTACGAGCTAGCAGTACTGGTCACCGAGATGTTCTACGACGACGTCCGGGTCCACGAGATGGTCGAGGAGTTCTACGGCCGCGCGGACTTCGCGACGGTCGCGCGCGTCGAAGTGTTCAGCGCGCTCGCCGACCTGAAGTGGGGCCTGTGGGGTTGCGTCAATCAGCGCCTCACCGATGCGTGGGACTTCGACTACCACAAGTACGGCGCGTGGAAGCTCATGCGGTCGCGCCTGAAGATGAACGATCCGCGCTGGGGCCTGTGGCTGTCGACCCTGTGA
- a CDS encoding phosphotransferase family protein has protein sequence MTTTTKEPTVTMTEPSTDDLAQWWPDTGCALPQPVMASPSWWGADSRRWSVPLPFPGSPAAGGCHVKVLEPHTAAYVDVTTSFAAAVAAGKAGIGPRVHHADPSERILITEDYTDRAHTANLDLFDAPDRLGRLIEVRRAVHRLPPTGRSATVFDDIRTAAAAASRAGAALPADLPWMLRLLNRAESAITAAGFDRVPIHGDANVSNVLVTDDGGLLLVDFDCAADADPLQDIGSMLAELAPLESDAEALFERAWGAFDRAAFARARAYGIADQVRWGLIGSYCDAVRPATQEYSKFADWQFLRARAQLRDPRFDDQVRSV, from the coding sequence ATGACCACGACGACGAAGGAGCCGACCGTGACGATGACCGAGCCGAGCACCGACGACCTCGCACAGTGGTGGCCGGACACCGGCTGCGCACTGCCCCAGCCCGTGATGGCCAGCCCCAGCTGGTGGGGAGCCGATTCCCGGCGCTGGTCGGTGCCCCTGCCCTTCCCCGGTTCGCCTGCCGCGGGCGGATGCCATGTGAAGGTTCTCGAACCCCACACGGCGGCGTACGTCGACGTCACGACGTCGTTCGCCGCTGCCGTCGCGGCCGGGAAGGCCGGGATCGGCCCACGCGTCCACCACGCCGACCCGTCCGAGCGCATCCTGATCACCGAGGACTACACGGACCGGGCGCACACCGCGAACCTGGACCTGTTCGACGCCCCCGACCGGCTCGGTCGGCTCATCGAGGTCCGGCGCGCGGTCCACCGGCTGCCTCCGACCGGCCGCTCCGCCACCGTCTTCGACGACATCCGCACCGCGGCGGCCGCCGCCAGTCGCGCGGGTGCGGCTCTGCCCGCGGACCTTCCGTGGATGCTGCGCCTGCTGAACCGGGCCGAATCCGCCATCACCGCAGCGGGTTTCGACCGGGTGCCGATCCACGGCGACGCCAACGTCTCCAACGTGCTGGTCACCGACGACGGCGGTCTGCTTCTCGTCGACTTCGACTGCGCCGCGGACGCGGACCCGCTGCAGGACATCGGCTCGATGTTGGCGGAACTGGCCCCATTGGAGAGCGACGCCGAGGCGCTCTTCGAACGGGCCTGGGGCGCCTTCGACCGCGCCGCTTTCGCCAGGGCACGCGCCTACGGCATCGCCGATCAGGTGCGGTGGGGTCTCATCGGTTCGTACTGCGACGCGGTGCGACCGGCGACGCAGGAGTACTCCAAGTTCGCCGACTGGCAGTTCCTCCGCGCCCGCGCCCAACTGCGCGATCCCCGCTTCGACGACCAGGTCCGTTCCGTCTGA